A region of the Actinomycetes bacterium genome:
AGGCCGCTTCGACGAGGGCGGACAGCTCATGCTCGGTGGCACCCACGGAGTCGCGCCCGGTGAGCATCTCGGCCGCATGCTCGGCGAGCTCGGCAGCCCCGCAGAAGGCCGCGATCTCCTCATCCGACTTGGTCCGACTTGGTCCGACGTAGCCGCGGTCGAGCGGGTTCAGTGATCGGCTTGCCCCCAGGGATCGGTGCTGGTCGTAGGGGAGGGGGCCGACAGCAACCGGCCCGGTGGCGCGGCCGGCCGGCCGGTCAGTCAGCGTGGCGACTGGGTCAGGGCTGGCCCAGTGCACCTCGGAGTCGACAGCCAGCCGCTCGGCGTTCGCTATACGGTTGTGGTAGGGCACGAGCAGGACGAACGGTTCTCCAGGAGTCACCGGCACGTGAGCCTCTCGGGTAACCGGCCAAGAGGTGAGCCAGGGAACGGCAGCGCCCGACCGGTTCGCCCCGTAGACCACAGCTTGGCTGACCCCAGCGCTGGCCATGAGGTCCTCGAAGGCCACCCGGCGCCTGGCGAGTTCCTCGGACGAGAAGACCCATGCGTCACCCTCCGCCCCTGCGTGACTCACCGCGTCGTCGTCTCGTTGATTCGTGCGTGCGAAGCAGGAATCACGGCAGCACCTTCTCGAGGGTTCCGTACCGCAAACGTTTGCAGCTATGGCAGTATCACCCATGGCAAGCCACGACTGTCAAGTGTTCCGCGAAGCTGTCCCGTGGGAGGTTCCGCACGTTGACCGAGACCGATGCGAAGGGAATCCGGCTCGGCTACTTCAGCCTGTCGATTGTGTCGAGGGTGGCTGCGGCTCAAGGGACCTACACGGCTTACGGAGTGGATGTCGTCGAGCAACCGGTGGCCTCGTCGGTCGACCAGTTCCGGAGGCTTGTCTGGGGCGAGCTGGACGTCCTTCTGACCAGCCCGGACAACGTGCTGACCTATCGCGTCAATCACAGCAATCCGATCGGTTCCTTGGTCGACGTGCGGGTGCTCCGAGCGGTGGACGGGGGGATGGGGCTGTCGTTGATGGCTAGGGCCGGGACGTCAGGGATCGCCGCCCTGCGGGGTGCTCGGATCGGGGTCGACTCCGCAGCATCCGGTTTCGCCTACGCCCTGTACGCGG
Encoded here:
- a CDS encoding M24 family metallopeptidase, producing MGDTAIAANVCGTEPSRRCCRDSCFARTNQRDDDAVSHAGAEGDAWVFSSEELARRRVAFEDLMASAGVSQAVVYGANRSGAAVPWLTSWPVTREAHVPVTPGEPFVLLVPYHNRIANAERLAVDSEVHWASPDPVATLTDRPAGRATGPVAVGPLPYDQHRSLGASRSLNPLDRGYVGPSRTKSDEEIAAFCGAAELAEHAAEMLTGRDSVGATEHELSALVEAASIARGGSHHIRYLRVTSMIEPDRCVPLPWPSDRLPKIGDLLTFALSASAAPDYAGQLLRTFTVGAEPTSLLADLHDAASAALEAVEGRLRAGVLPAELVEAASVDEAAGFTTVDTLVHDFGGGHIPPVLGSPSRQLTPPPDDPLEAGMTVVVQPNVVTNDRRLGVQTSELPLVTESVPQRLHAFPGGLGRAA